In Carya illinoinensis cultivar Pawnee chromosome 9, C.illinoinensisPawnee_v1, whole genome shotgun sequence, the following are encoded in one genomic region:
- the LOC122277542 gene encoding probable glutathione S-transferase yields the protein MAEEVVLLDFWASMFGMRVRIALAEKGIKYEYREEDLRNKSDLLLQMNPVHKKIPVLIHNGKPICESLIIVQYIDEVWNDKSPLLPSDPYKRAQARFWADFIDKKVYDTGRKLWTTKGEENETAKKELVEIFKTLEEELGEKPYFGGETFGFMDVAFVTFYSWFYAFETFGEFSMEAEHPKIIAWAKRCMQKESVAKTLPDRQKVYEFALDLRKRNLGE from the exons ATGGCAGAGGAGGTGGTTCTGCTCGATTTTTGGGCTAGCATGTTTGGGATGAGGGTCAGGATTGCTCTTGCTGAGAAGGGGATCAAGTATGAGTACAGGGAGGAAGACTTGAGGAACAAGAGCGATCTGCTTCTCCAGATGAATCCGGTTCATAAGAAAATCCCAGTTCTCATCCACAACGGGAAACCGATATGCGAGTCCTTAATCATTGTTCAATATATCGACGAGGTCTGGAACGATAAGTCTCCATTGTTGCCCTCTGATCCTTACAAGAGAGCTCAAGCTAGGTTCTGGGCTGATTTTATTGATAAGAAG GTGTATGATACTGGGAGGAAACTCTGGACCACAAAAGGAGAAGAGAACGAGACGGCAAAGAAGGAGTTGGTTGAAATCTTTAAGACGTTGGAGGAAGAGCTTGGTGAGAAGCCTTACTTTGGGGGTGAAACATTTGGGTTTATGGATGTTGCTTTTGTAACTTTCTACAGTTGGTTCTATGCATTTGAGACATTTGGAGAATTTAGCATGGAGGCAGAGCACCCCAAGATTATTGCATGGGCCAAGAGGTGCATGCAAAAGGAGAGTGTCGCCAAGACTCTTCCTGACAGGCAGAAGGTCTACGAATTTGCCCTGGATCTGAGGAAGAGGAATTTAGGAGAGTAA
- the LOC122277155 gene encoding uncharacterized protein LOC122277155 — translation MGFHFQFRVGFIFVPKPLPSLFFSLSVTRRRGTVHIFESQSSSWVRELLGGVVVAGERAIRSSICIWLPLSMGNGKEHASTLTPCNSNPLSADIPSTCPESPNYMHPYYGEVPAWSPGFMPNAGYPFPHNTETPIEVPCTSSAVEEINEHRPNPQEWDGWITTA, via the exons atgggTTTCCATTTTCAATTTCGCGTGGGTTTCATTTTTGTGCCTAAACCACTGCCGAGTTTGTTCTTCTCCTTGTCCGTAACACGCCGTCGTGGGACAGTCCACATCTTTGAGTCACAGTCGTCGTCGTGGGTGAGAGAGCTACTGGGTGGAGTCGTTGTTGCAGGGGAGAGAGCGATAAG ATCCAGTATTTGCATTTGGCTCCCTCTCAGCATGGGAAACGGGAAAGAACACGCATCTACATTAACACCATGTAACTCAAATCCCCTATCCGCG GACATACCATCAACCTGTCCAGAAAGCCCAAATTACATGCACCCTTACTATGGAGAAGTGCCTGCGTGGTCACCGGGATTTATGCCAAATGCTGGTTACCCATTTCCACATAACACGGAAACTCCAATTGAAGTGCCATGTACATCCTCTGCAGTTGAAGAAATTAATGAGCATAGACCAAATCCACAAGAATGGGATGGATGGATCACAACTGCATGA
- the LOC122277315 gene encoding non-specific phospholipase C6-like — MGDPLQEKNTAETLPDVTPLRTTEEKEENKLTEFQSEILQLAAVLNGDHFLSSFPDEMSSKMNVKEAHEYVEGVVARFKRASKEAIMLGVDESTIVDMRSSLTNRSSIHN, encoded by the exons ATGGGGGATCCACTGCAAGAAAAGAACACTGCTG AGACTCTGCCAGATGTGACACCTTTAAGGACCacagaagaaaaggaagaaaataagttAACCGAGTTTCAAAGTGAGATACTTCAACTAGCAGCTGTTCTTAATGGCGACCACTTCTTGAGTAGTTTCCCAGATGAAATGAGCAGCAAAATGAATGTGAAAGAAGCACATGAGTATGTGGAGGGTGTTGTTGCAAGGTTTAAAAGAGCTAGCAAAGAAGCCATCATGTTAGGGGTGGATGAATCTACCATTGTAGATATGAGATCATCTCTCACCAACAGATCCTCCattcataattaa